From [Clostridium] symbiosum, a single genomic window includes:
- a CDS encoding ABC transporter permease, protein MSGLFYMKLAMQNIRKNARTYVPYILTCAGSVMVFQILLTLSLNTELDRIYGGSNMRGILLLGCIIIGFFTGGFLFYTNSFLIRRRKREIGLFNILGMEKKHIGRIMFYETVLIAFVSLAGGIGGGFLLSKGVYLLLLRMVAADVQWGFHFSGRAAVTAAVLYGCLFLVILAVNMARVHVASPVELLHGGQEGEREPKTRWVTAVIGVIFLGIAYYIAIATKNPIFLILGFFAAVLCVIIGTYCLFIAGSIALLKALKKNKNFYYRTDHFISVSGLIYRMKQNAAGLAGICILSTSVIVMLSSTVSLYSGLQGVLKNRFVRDIILTAGDIDDDKMEKIDQITGGILQEEGLTEENAFRFKNFVFTAAEEEKGVLRAIDAGRSSEIRKVKTVCVITEDDYNRNMGSSLKLNPGEIVVFEGEQPYEKDTFSIYGKTYRTVPAGELKVWEQDESFGRYGAYYIIVPDIGEMRLLLGMDMEMFGSAERGIRYQCAFDLNADEETQVRVYKKMMEKLQGLSAGVRGESAAEEWRFYFSLHAGLLFLGIFLGAIFIMATVLIIYYKQVTEGYDDRARFEIMQKVGLSKAEIRRSIRSQLLLMFFLPLAAAALHIAFAFPMIARLLALMNLTDVGLFIRCTAGTFGVFAAAYCVVYVWTSRVYMKIVS, encoded by the coding sequence ATGAGCGGGTTATTTTATATGAAGCTGGCAATGCAGAATATCAGAAAAAATGCCAGGACCTATGTGCCCTATATTCTGACCTGCGCAGGTTCGGTCATGGTGTTTCAGATCCTTTTGACACTATCACTCAATACGGAACTGGACAGAATATACGGCGGCAGCAATATGCGGGGGATTTTGCTGCTCGGCTGCATTATCATCGGATTCTTTACGGGAGGTTTCCTCTTCTATACAAACAGTTTCCTGATCAGAAGGAGAAAAAGGGAAATCGGGCTTTTTAACATCCTGGGGATGGAGAAAAAGCACATTGGCAGAATCATGTTTTACGAGACGGTATTGATCGCTTTTGTAAGTCTGGCGGGTGGAATCGGAGGCGGTTTCCTGCTGTCAAAGGGTGTTTATCTGCTTCTGCTCAGGATGGTGGCGGCCGATGTACAGTGGGGCTTTCATTTTTCCGGCAGGGCTGCTGTCACTGCGGCAGTACTTTATGGCTGTCTGTTTCTCGTAATTCTGGCCGTCAATATGGCGAGGGTGCATGTGGCAAGTCCTGTTGAGCTGCTGCACGGTGGTCAGGAAGGAGAGAGGGAGCCGAAAACAAGGTGGGTAACCGCAGTAATCGGAGTGATATTTCTGGGAATCGCATACTACATTGCCATTGCCACGAAAAATCCCATTTTTCTGATCCTGGGTTTCTTTGCCGCCGTGCTCTGTGTCATTATCGGCACATACTGTCTGTTTATCGCGGGCAGCATCGCACTGCTGAAAGCGCTGAAAAAGAATAAGAATTTTTATTACAGGACGGATCATTTTATTTCCGTATCGGGTTTGATATACAGAATGAAACAGAATGCGGCCGGACTTGCCGGCATCTGTATCCTGTCGACATCGGTAATCGTCATGCTCTCATCCACCGTGTCTTTGTACAGCGGACTTCAGGGGGTATTAAAAAACCGTTTTGTCAGGGACATCATTCTGACGGCCGGTGATATCGATGATGATAAGATGGAAAAGATAGACCAGATCACCGGCGGTATCCTTCAGGAGGAGGGACTGACGGAGGAAAATGCGTTCCGGTTTAAGAATTTTGTATTTACTGCTGCCGAGGAGGAAAAGGGCGTGCTGCGGGCAATCGACGCAGGCCGGAGTTCGGAGATAAGGAAAGTTAAAACCGTATGTGTCATTACGGAAGACGACTATAACAGAAATATGGGGAGCAGTCTTAAACTGAATCCGGGAGAAATTGTGGTCTTTGAGGGTGAGCAGCCCTATGAAAAAGACACCTTTTCAATATACGGTAAAACATACCGTACGGTACCGGCCGGAGAATTGAAAGTATGGGAGCAGGATGAGTCCTTTGGACGTTACGGCGCCTACTATATCATTGTGCCGGATATCGGGGAAATGAGACTGCTGCTCGGAATGGATATGGAGATGTTTGGGAGTGCGGAGCGCGGGATACGCTATCAGTGCGCATTCGATCTTAACGCCGATGAGGAAACCCAGGTCCGTGTCTACAAAAAAATGATGGAAAAATTGCAGGGGCTGTCTGCGGGAGTGCGGGGAGAGTCGGCGGCGGAAGAGTGGAGATTTTATTTTTCACTCCACGCGGGCCTTTTATTTCTGGGGATTTTCCTGGGGGCAATCTTTATCATGGCGACCGTCCTGATTATCTATTACAAGCAGGTCACGGAAGGGTACGACGACCGCGCCCGGTTCGAAATCATGCAGAAGGTGGGACTGTCAAAAGCGGAGATACGCCGTTCCATCCGCTCGCAGCTCCTGTTAATGTTCTTTCTGCCGCTGGCGGCAGCGGCCCTCCATATTGCGTTTGCGTTTCCGATGATAGCAAGGCTGCTGGCGCTCATGAACCTGACCGATGTGGGACTGTTTATCCGGTGTACGGCCGGTACCTTCGGGGTGTTTGCCGCGGCGTACTGCGTGGTATATGTGTGGACGTCCAGAGTTTATATGAAGATTGTTAGCTGA